A segment of the Kluyveromyces marxianus DMKU3-1042 DNA, complete genome, chromosome 5 genome:
TGATGAATTATCCGGTAATGCGTATCGTGGAATTCTTTTATGTGTGTAAGTCGCTGTATTTCCTGTGCTATTTCTAGGCCCGCCTGATAATGAGTCGTAACTCAAAGAGAAGACGTCAGTAAGCtcatttttcttgtaaAGTGCAATTTTGTTAGAATCGCCAGTTACACACATAACTTTCCCATCGTGTGAAATAGCAGCATTGTTTAATGCGAATTTAAGATCAGcatatcttcttttgagtACAACATCAGAGTTATTTATTTCACACTGGTACAAGTGGCCATCGTTGTTGCACGTGTAAAGTTCAAACTGATTTTCAGATGATTCGTAAAGTTCGACACAATTGTTAATATATTGGCCTAACTTGCAAGTCATAGAAACATTGGTGTTAGTATTGTATAGGGACACTATACCTTTCCATGACCTTGTGTTGCTATAAGCGGTATGATCTGATAATATATTCGTGTTGGCCAATTTTACGCACTCAGTATCCATTGATCTCTCGTCGGGTGAAATAAAACTCTGATCATAACTGCTCATCGGTCGAGAAGGTATATACCCATTATCATCATTCCCAATATGCCCACCACATACCACCAAGCCACTTTTCTCATTAAAGGATCTAGGCTTGAATGGAAACTCAACCACAGAGTTTGAAGCCACATGATAATCATTCTTCGACTGTACTCCTCCGACTGACGTCGAATGTCGCCTTTTCCTTAAACTACTGTCACGCGCAACACTTCCTGTATTTAATGACCGGATGGAATGatcaaatatataatacacTGACCCCGGATTCAAAGTATCCGCAGTAATACAGTTTCTCAACTGCCAGTGGTTTATCGATACCTTAGCATCGAATAGCTTCAAAGAGTGCATCATATAATGCTGATGCACCCTCGGCTTGTTTGAATATGCACTTGAGTTACGCCTTTGGTCAATAGTCATTGTAGTATACCAGTATATCACCCGTATTAGTCCACTTGTACATGTATTCGTGTTAAACTTTCTAAATATATCGTTATCGACAACGCTTTCTGTCCCTTAATAACTAGATTATTATTAGATTAGCACAAAAAGCTTTTTAAACCCTCAAAAATTTCcgttcaacaaaagaaaatatatcgAAATCACAGAATCCCTTTTGCTAGCCCTGTTTCGTCCGCTTTATAGCAACATATAAAGCCTTTTTCCtccctttttctttcttaacAAATGATCCTTGCTTTGTAAGGCTTGAACTTATTTAAGggatattttgaaaaatactGAGTTTAATCCCAATCTTGTGATACTCAGTCACCACAGTGATTTTAGTTTTATGGGGGACTACGGGTGACGGCGACTAGGACAGAGagaaaagtaaaaaaaaaaaaaaaaaaaaaaaaaaaaaaaggaattgGCTGAAAATAAATGTCACGTGGATAAAGCGACAGATATATGGATATTTACTATATTACTGATTGTATAAGGTATTTCTTATTCTATTATACTTTTAATTGTGCGTTGCATGTCACGACTTCAAGGACATTAGGGCGATAGCTGCATCTTGGTCTCTAGGACTAGCAGAAGGTGGGGAGGAGCCATGTTTACGTAATGTTTCCGCACCTATGGCTTGCCAATCCTCTTCGTCTGTATCGGAATGTATATCCATGTCATTATCATTGATTACCTGCTCTTGCGACTGATTCATTTTTCGTAGATGTGGTATCAATGTGGACCTTATTGAAGATTCGTTGGTGAATGATAAGCGCGACTCTCTCCTGGAGGACGTTATATGGCTTATAATTTCGTTGTCCGTTTCAGACCCGCTTAGATGGACTATGCTCTTGGTGCGATTGTCGGAATGTGTTGACATGCGCCTTAGGGAAGGATCAGATAGTAGTGTTTCGCTACCGTTTGAATGGTTGAGTGATGATAGAGAAGAACGATAAGGTTTGTTCACTGAGGAAgaccttcttttgtttgaagCCTGTGGCTGTCTTTGGCGGTGAATACTCCGAGACCCGCTTCTAGAACCGTTTTTTAGCTTCGTACGCACAACAAACTCCAACTCGTTAGGAGGCGAGTTATTGTTGTCGCTAATAACACTTGATTGTCGTCTTCTGAACACATCCTGGTTGAGGCCATAGGAGGTTAGTTCGtcttcgtcgtcgtcatcgtcataATACCTGTggtcgtcatcgtcatcatctgaCACAAGAACATTTTCGTCTAGGAAAGTAGCTGTGCTAGCAGCGTCTTTGTTCTTGCCGGACCCTGACTCTCGGTTCGaactcttgttgttgtcatTCTCGTTTCCTGCCTTTTTGCCTGTGGCCTTCAGGTCTAAAGGTGGAACGGGTGTTGAGAAAGACTTATCAAGCGGATTTTTCGAAGTAGGAGACAGTGCAACCGGCACTGTTGCTGTACCACCCCCGCCTCCTCCTCCAGCTCCCCcgctgcttcttcttctgtcGGATGCCATCTGGTCCTTGATCTTAGAGTTAGCAATATTTGTTAGTTCGCGCTGCTTCACAAAGTCTGTTGGATCCTCCACTTTAACAGCAGACCATTGTCCCCACCCGATCTTTGCAAAAACCACGCTGTTTGTTTCGTCCCCGCTTTCTAAAGCACTCATTATTAACCGTCTTTGCTTTGAGGCCGAAAGGTCTGAAAATTTGGGTATCTCTTTCGATAGCGCTTTTGTAATGAAACGAATAGCCAATGGTCCATTTTCCAATAGCAATTGAGAAAGCTTCTCTGGTGTCACTTGCTGTGCAGCCTGCTGAGCCTCTGGAGAAGAAGTGCTTATAGGTTTGTGCAAAAGACCCATCTTATTAGAGTTCGACCTCGAATCTATTGCCCCGCCCTTAGGTGAGGCAGCACCGCTAAGGTTCAAACTCACATTGCGGCTCTCATTAGTACCAGTGATTTGACTTCCTAGACCACTGTGACCATTCTCAATGCTGATATCATTCTTCACAGCCTGTTGTTGACTCATTAAAACCGTGCCCTCGCCATTGCGctctttcatttttaacGTATAATTACTATTAATACCTCTATCGTTCTGCACAGTCTGTTTGGTTTCAATACCAGCTGGGACTGAATTGTTATCCTCCagttgctgttgttgttgttgctcCTGTTCTTGCTGTTGTTCCgtcatatttatttttccCTTTAAACTTTTCTGGTTGACACCTCACTATTGCGTGTTTGTGCCCTGTGTCTGAATATTAACCTATTGATTTTTCTGAATCCTTCGAGAACAATGACAATCCTAGCTGCTTCACCTTAGATACCGATGATTACCGTTCCAGCAAAACTGATACCTGTTACAAACGAAACAAAATTTTCTTGTCTCTATTGCTTTACTCTCCACCAACTTGTATAATACTAAACGTCCCCTTTTCGTTGAGTCAGTTTGAGTCGTTACTGCTGGTCATAACGCGTGCATttaaatattgaaaaatatctggaaactaataataacaataataatataataaaataataatacaatataGATTATAGCATACACCACGTAATATATGGATAGAACGCACCCAAGTGACAGGTATGATACCCTTGGGTCAGTTAGTAATCGCCTATGAATGTTCCACATAGAAGAGCGGGACCAGACGCTATCAAAAcgtacatacatacataaCACATATTCATTTATGGATAGTATTATTGCACAAAGTCACGTGCGTGCAAAAGCCATACTGATGAAACTTTGTATTATTACCCGCGCACAGCAGTAACAGTATACTCGTTCAAACGCCTCTTCATCACTATATATCATATGCCATAGCCCCGTTTATGACAACGTCTTGGGAAACGCAAACTGCACAACTCAGGCAAGGAAGTGTGGAAGAGGCTTTTCCATTTCTGTTCAAAAACATGAGCACGtgatttgtttttggaACCAGTGCCATTCGAGaatgtgaaaaaaaaaaaattacaaatATAACGGGTAACTGGCGGGACTCGAACACTCGTCTACATAAGTGCCATAACCTTCCGAAGGCAACAAAGAACCcttgcaaagaaaaaaaaaaaattcagtACCGAACTATATCATTTAAGACGAGCTGTTCTGACCCCTCACCccaagcaaagaaaaaaagactCTGCGCTTTGGTGAAGTTTTTCAGTTcattttggatttttttttcatgaaCAAAGTCAGTTAGCACTAATATTATTTCATATACCTTTCCACAGTTTTAACAggttcttctgcttctttttagaTAGTATTTTATTTGTACATCCTTTTGGAGTTATCACCAAGCAAACATAATCAATTACCATGTCTGTATGTGTCTGAAATACtgcgttttttttttttgctatGCGTTGTTTGTGAAATAAAATGTACCGAGTTTGcttttggaagagaaatgAGGATGTTATAATATGCAGCCTTCGGACTGTGGTTTCTAATAACTTACTTCCGGTTCAATTGGATAGGGTGCAAAGAAACTTCACCATGATTGGCAATGCTAATGTGGAATGAGTGTCAATTACTAACAAAgattttttatttttatttttaatgCACCTATGGATAATGATACGATGAGATGAGGTTGGTTTGTGGATTGTCTATAGCGTGCAAGTACCACATCTTGCCACATCACATTGTATCTACGAATAGTGGTAGTAATGCAttaattatatttatattttttgacaTCAGAACCCATTTGATTTACTAGGTAACGACGTTGAAGAACCAACTGTTGTTTCTCCTCCAAAGGAAAttgtgaagaagaacacttcttccaagaagGCTGATGTGCCACCACCATCTGCTGACCCATCCAAGGCCAGACACAACAAGCCAAAGGCTGTCGGTAACGAAGCTGCcatcaaggacaagaacGCTGGTAGATCcaacaacagaaacaagGATGCTCCAGCTTCTACCAAGCCAAAGAGAGAAAACAGAAGAGCCACTGACCGTCAAAACAGATCCGGTAAGGTCGACACCTCCAAGAAGGTCAAGCAAGGCTGGGGTGATGACGAAAAGGAATTGGAACAAGAGCAAGCTGCTATCGCcgatgctgctgctgaatTGGCCGAAGATGCTGAAGAACAACCAGCTGACAACAAGAAGTCCTTGAAGGAATActtggaagaaatgaagGCCAACTCTTTGGACACTCCAGctccaaagaaggaagTCGAATTCGAAGGTACCCCATTGGAAGctaaggaaaaggaagtaTTCGCCCCAGCTACCAAGGTCAAGAAGGTCAAGTCTAAGCAATTAAAGACCAAGCAATTCTTGGACTTCGATGTCACCTTCTCCGACTCTTTGCCAAAGCCAAGAGCTGACAGAAACACCAGAGGTAAGAGAGACTCCAAGAAGCCAAACCAAAAGCAACAACAAGGCTCTAAGGGTCCAGCTGTTACTCACTTCCCATCTTTGGCTTAAGTTCTACACAGCAAGAAAAATCTAAAACTCCGAATTTCAGCGTAAAGTGCGACATTATATAAAAATACAACATCCAATGGTGTTTATAtgctgccgctgctgcGACTGTATTTTCGCTgttaattttttatttcaaacAAGACTTCCTCTTAACgaaatccaaaaaaaaaaaaaaaagaagaagaacaattgCATCCATATACACAATTTGGTGTACCCACTCCATTGGATCTATGGAAgcaccttttttttttttttttgaagcCCCGCTATTAGATCAtcacaatatatatataaacattATCGCACACTATCTACATTATAAGTTTATCGTCGTTGTGTTTATGTTGTTCAGAAAAAACCACACTGTTAATAGTGTTCTGTAGCCTCTATTCAtgtttatttatttatacAGACACTATCTAGACGCATACACCTACACAGACTTTGTGCATGCATATGTATGTGTGCAGAAATATAAATAGTATTATTTTAGTAATTTGCAGAGCTCTTTTTCACTCGATCCAAATAGAACGTTGGAATCACATCTGAAAACTTGAAATGCCTTGAATTCTCAATCATTCCGACTTCCCAGTCACTtctatctctttctctcaTTTGTGACCCAAATTCATGAAGCCCGTAGATCAAATCTTCATGCCCAATCTGCGGCTCGGCGTCCTGGTCTGTAACTGTTCCATGTCCAATGCGCGCAACATCGTATAAAATTTTGGCCGTAAGACCCCACACATTTTTACAAAGAACATTTCCGAATTGCTCGTCGCCAGAACTCTCGTCTATCACGTCTTTAACCCATTGAGATTCCCCATTGTTATCCATTGgatagtagtagtagcgCAACGGCCATCTAAGGCCTCCCCATCTATAGACATGCTCCTCGCGAGCAATGTACTCGGGTTTGTACCCCTTCCATTCCTTGTGTTCATGACACACCAAATCACTCAATGGGATCGAGAATAGCGAAGAAGTCTCGCCTGTGTTCAGTTTCGCAAATACCTTGGAGATATTTAAAGGCTCCACAAATTTCCTACCGTTTTGAGACGCTAGATTGCTATTATACATGAAACACACCAGTGGTTTCACACTTAGAAAGGTCTTAGAAAGATAATGCGGCAACGTTTCGCATACAGAATCGATCTGTAGCCCGTACTCTTCCTTCAATACTCGCGGATCTCTGGGCAACCCAATCTCTTCCTCTGTCTCTCTAAGGGCAACTTCTTGGAATGTTTCTGAACTGCTATCCGCTTTTCCACCTGGCAAGGACACTTGGCCGGCAAATGCCCTCAATTTCCTAGACCGTCTTGTAAGCAACACTCGAAGCTCGCCCTTAGCTCCAACAAACAACAGAACCAGCACAGCAGATCTCCGGTTCGAAGGCCATGTACAGGGCGTCGGAAGCGCCAAACTCGGGCTTCTGAAATGCGATAAGTTACTGATTATCCGGCTGATCTGGCTCATCCCAACTAAACTCTCCTTGGCCTCTGTAACTCTTGTTTCTGCGCTTTTGACCATCTCTTTCGCACCAAATATCGCTACTCTCTTGGCAATTACCCTAAACCTGCTAGCAGATGTTGCAATGAGCTGTGGCTGAAACATCTGAAAAATGAATTGACAGCggaaaattgaaaattgaaaatcgaaaactgaaaaaatgaaaaaatgaaaaataaaaataaaattaaatcgaattaaattaaattaaagtgaaaaataaaataaaattaatgaaaataaaatatgtttctttggttggTATATCTTCTAAAaataatttaatttttaaaaaaaaccttcaaaaataaaaaaatgtataCATGACTCTATTTGTGACAAAATACATACATGACTCTTGTGTCGCTGGTTTTATAGTGCAAATGTCCAAACCCGAACTCAGAAAACCGATACGCACAGAAACAGCTCTTTCTATGCCCATTACCAGTCCCTTCTGGACTACTGTCGCTATTTGTTTTTCGTCTCTCCACAGTTTCTGTTGGAATGAAACTTAAAAGTCTAGGCTTACCCTTAGTTGGAGAGAGAGACAGGGAAGATAGATTTCATGGtacaaataaaaatttgGAGACCGCTTCTTTTGACGTATTTCCCCAACACATGCACAACAAAAACGCGTATCTTAACCCGTTTCAGTAAGACAACTGCACAGTTCTTGTGTTATCTGTACGCGTTTGTTTTGTACTTTTTTGTTGGCAATGTGCTCGTTTATCGGCATTTGCTAAGGCAGGGGCCTAGTATAGTGTGGGGTTGATGGCTTGGCATTCCCCGTTGTACGGGTGTATCTGTAGGATTTTGGTCGTTTAAGAACATCCATCAAATAAACGTAAGCGTATCGTTATCatgtgtatatgtataataTACCAATTATATGCATTCGTTAGTTTGtatgtagtagtagtagtagtaatggCAGTAATAGCAGTAATCAAAAGGGCTAAGCCGTAGTGTTAATTAAACCTTAATATCAACTTTCAATGCGTATGATACAACGAATGGAAGGGTGATCCACAAAAAGATATACTGGACTAAGAATAGCACGGAGAGACAGTCCATCTGTAAATGTGGACCATCGACTGGAGTGAAAAATGCAGTGAAATAGACTTGTGCTGTGGCTGAAGGCATAGCGAACGTAATTATCACCACTAACTTTGCTATGTCTGATTCAATCCAGTTCATCGAATAAATCTTGTTGGCCCACAGAACCCCAATGATTGGGATTACTGCAAGTCTGATACCCGCCATAGTAAATGCTACTGAAAGGAAGCCCTTGGGCAACTCGTTCACTTGTAGTCTGGCGATGGTACCTCCTAATAGAAGTAGACCTAAAGGAACACAAGCGTTTCCTATGTATGCGGTAGCGTCCATAAGGAAGTTTAGTACGGGGAGCTGATCTGGGGCATTGTGAACGTGCACATATGTCTTGACAAACAAGGCCTGGACCCATGGAATCATCGAACATATGATTCCTAGCATGGCGCCAAGCGATGCTGGCCTGAAACAGTTTATTGCAATGTACTCAAGCCAACCTAGTTTGTGACGATGGAACCACGAGTCCACTTTTCGTAATGACTTGTTTGTTGCTGTCCTTGCAAGACTGAGAGAGTTGCGTTCATTGCTTCCTGCTGTATTTGCTGATGGATGCGATGACACGGACGaattatcatcatctccCAATGCGGCATTTTCCTCCCCAATGTCTGCGGTAAGTGTTAGGGGTCTTGTTAAATCAAGGTCACCCGTGCGCACACGTTCTACTACACTATACTCGCTGATCACATCATTGATGGTCTGGGACCTGCGT
Coding sequences within it:
- the PCD1 gene encoding 8-oxo-dGTP diphosphatase, which encodes MFQPQLIATSASRFRVIAKRVAIFGAKEMVKSAETRVTEAKESLVGMSQISRIISNLSHFRSPSLALPTPCTWPSNRRSAVLVLLFVGAKGELRVLLTRRSRKLRAFAGQVSLPGGKADSSSETFQEVALRETEEEIGLPRDPRVLKEEYGLQIDSVCETLPHYLSKTFLSVKPLVCFMYNSNLASQNGRKFVEPLNISKVFAKLNTGETSSLFSIPLSDLVCHEHKEWKGYKPEYIAREEHVYRWGGLRWPLRYYYYPMDNNGESQWVKDVIDESSGDEQFGNVLCKNVWGLTAKILYDVARIGHGTVTDQDAEPQIGHEDLIYGLHEFGSQMRERDRSDWEVGMIENSRHFKFSDVIPTFYLDRVKKSSANY
- the STB3 gene encoding Stb3p, which encodes MTEQQQEQEQQQQQQLEDNNSVPAGIETKQTVQNDRGINSNYTLKMKERNGEGTVLMSQQQAVKNDISIENGHSGLGSQITGTNESRNVSLNLSGAASPKGGAIDSRSNSNKMGLLHKPISTSSPEAQQAAQQVTPEKLSQLLLENGPLAIRFITKALSKEIPKFSDLSASKQRRLIMSALESGDETNSVVFAKIGWGQWSAVKVEDPTDFVKQRELTNIANSKIKDQMASDRRRSSGGAGGGGGGGTATVPVALSPTSKNPLDKSFSTPVPPLDLKATGKKAGNENDNNKSSNRESGSGKNKDAASTATFLDENVLVSDDDDDDHRYYDDDDDEDELTSYGLNQDVFRRRQSSVISDNNNSPPNELEFVVRTKLKNGSRSGSRSIHRQRQPQASNKRRSSSVNKPYRSSLSSLNHSNGSETLLSDPSLRRMSTHSDNRTKSIVHLSGSETDNEIISHITSSRRESRLSFTNESSIRSTLIPHLRKMNQSQEQVINDNDMDIHSDTDEEDWQAIGAETLRKHGSSPPSASPRDQDAAIALMSLKS
- the STM1 gene encoding hyaluronic acid-binding protein 4; this translates as MSNPFDLLGNDVEEPTVVSPPKEIVKKNTSSKKADVPPPSADPSKARHNKPKAVGNEAAIKDKNAGRSNNRNKDAPASTKPKRENRRATDRQNRSGKVDTSKKVKQGWGDDEKELEQEQAAIADAAAELAEDAEEQPADNKKSLKEYLEEMKANSLDTPAPKKEVEFEGTPLEAKEKEVFAPATKVKKVKSKQLKTKQFLDFDVTFSDSLPKPRADRNTRGKRDSKKPNQKQQQGSKGPAVTHFPSLA